The genomic interval AAAAATAGCGCCTTCGCCCCGGTGCAGGAACCAAGGCACTTCTGCTGGCATTGCCTGATCAAGCGTTGTTTCAACGATCGCAATTTTCTTCTGGTAGAAGGGACGAATGATGGTTGTCGCAATTTCTGCCAGGGCACCGGAATTAATGGCACGGGTTGCGATCGCCTGCCCATAGCGGGAGGAATGGATACACATATTGGTCTGGAAACATTCCAACACCTGGATCACCGACTCATCTCCGATCGCGATCCCAATTCGTTCTCCGGGAAGCCCTGCCTTGGATAGACTCATGCAGTGAACGATGTTGCCGCCAAACAGGGGGGTCATGTCGGTGTAGTTTAGGGCTGGAAAAGGAGGACCGTAGGCAGAATCAATCAAAACTGGAATTCCGTAAGGGGCTGCCAGATCAGCAATTTTTTTCACCTCGTCATCCGTCAGAACATTTCCCGTGGGGTTGCAGGGGCGGGAGAAGAGAACACAGCCTGTCTCCTCGTTGACCTCCAGTTGGCTGAAATCTGGGCGGTACTTAAACCGATGGGCATCCGAATCAATATCCAGAGCAGGCTTATAGGAAACCAATGCATCGGGAACCAGGGTCACCCCTCCATACCCTGTGTAGTCTGGGCTGAGGGGAAGGACAATTTTTCTCAAATCACCGTTTGAGGTGTACCCGCCAAAGACATTCGCGGCGTAAAAGTAGAGGCTCTGGCTCCCAGGGGTGATTAGAATGTTGCGATCGCTCAAATTCAACCCATAGCGCTGGTTAAAATCATTCACCACTGCCTCAATTAAAGGCTGGTACCCCTGGCTATCTCCATAACGACAAATCACTTCGCCGTATTCTGGGCTGGAGAGCAAATCAGCCGCACACCTCCGCCAGAGTTGTTCCACTTCCGGCAGGATTAAGGGATTGCCCGCACTTAAGTTGATAAATTCCTGTCCTGCGCCCGCCCGCAATGTTTCTTTAATATCTTTCATGATCGCCCGAACTCCAGTCAGGCGCGACATTTCATTGCCAATGTGGGTCAGAGCAGGATTCATAGGATTGCAGTGTTGAAGAAAGGAAGTAGATTAACAGATAGACAACTGAAGGCAAATACCTCCTTAATGCTACTCGTAGAATGCATGCGACGCCAGATTAGATTGGGGAAGGGCAGAGAGCAGAGGAAACCGCAAATAATCTAAAAAAATCAGCTTTGCAATTCAAATTCTGTCAATACTAGTGTGTTAAATAGAACAGGTCTGTCTGAATCTTTTTGTCAATATTGCGATTCATTCAGAAAAATCCTGTTCTAGTAGTTTCGGGTAATCGCAGGCTTCCTGCGTACACTGGTGACGTTTTGTATACCTGTTTCGGCTTATTGCAAGCCTGGAGCAGTCATTTTGAGAGCAAAGGCTATATGGTAAATACACTTGATCAGACCCCTGCTGCCCACTTGAGCGCAAGGTTGCCTCGATCTCTAAAACGGCTGGCGGACCTGGCTTATAACTATTGGTGGTGCTGGGCGTCTAACCAGGTTTCTTTGTTTGAAACGATTAATCCTGACGAGTGGGAAAGTTGCGGGCACAACCCGGTTACTCTGCTGGAATCCATTTCCTACGAACGTCTGACTCAGCTTTCCATTGATCCCTTCTACCTGAAGCGGCTGAATTCCCTGGCAGACCAGTTCGATCGCTACATGGAAGCCAAGGATACGTGGACGAGTCGGGTTGCTCCGCAAATTTCGAAAGAGCATCCGGTTGCCTATTTCTGCGCCGAGTTCGGCATTCACGAATCACTGCCGATTTATTCCGGTGGTTTGGGAATTTTGGCGGGGGATCATCTAAAATCTGCTTCCGATCTGGGTGTTCCTATGGTGGGAGTGGGATTGCTTTATCGGCAAGGTTATTTCCACCAACGGCTAAATCGGGCTGGTTGGCAGGAGGACTACTACGTCGATAATCCCTTCGATCGCATGCCCCTGGAACTCATGAAAGACGGGCAGGGCAACCCAATTAAGGTCGAACTCCAGGTTCGCAGCCGGATGGTCAAGGTGCAGGTTTGGCGTGCCCAGGTGGGGCGGGTCAACCTTTACCTGTTAGACACTGATCGGGAGGACAATGACCCGATCGATCGCTGGCTAACGGGGCACCTCTATGGCGGTAATCAGGAAACTCGCATCGCCCAGGAGATTGTTTTGGGAATTGGGGGGGTGCGGGTGCTGAAGGCGCTAGGCATTGAGCCTGGCGTGTACCACCTGAATGAAGGACATGCCGCCTTTTGTTTATTGGAAGTTGCTCGGCTAGAGATCCAGAAGACGGGCAAATCCTTCTATGACATTGAAGCATCGGTGCGCGATCGGTGCGTCTTCACGACCCATACCCCCGTCCCGGCTGGGCACGATGTTTTCTCCGCTGACCTGATGGATTCCTTCTTTGCCCACTATTGGGATCAGTTGGGATTGTCCCGTGAGCAATTTCTGGCGTTGGGTGCCCGCCGCCTGGGAGACCCCTGGGAACCCTTTGGGATGACTGTTCTGGCATTGCGCCTGTGTCGAGCTGCCAACGGAGTTAGCGAACTGCATGGGTTTGTTTCTCGCCAGATGTGGACGGTGTTGTACCCCGAACGATCGGAAGAAAAAGTTCCCATTGGCTACATCACAAATGGTATTCATGCTTCCACCTGGACTGCTCCTTTGCTCAGCGATCTGTACGCCGAGTATCTGGATCAGGACTGGGACACCCGAGTGGTCGATCCAGAACTGTGGGCAAAAATAGACCAAATTCCCAATGCAGAGCTGTGGTGGCGGCATCAAGTGCTTAAGGAATGTCTGATCGCCCACGCCCGCCACAAAATTAGAACGGCACGGCAGGATCGGGGCGAAGAGTGGGAGTATGTCAGTGCTGCCGATCGGATTCTCGATCCAAACATTCTAACGATCGGATTTGCCCGCCGCTTCAGCCCCTACAAACGGGGAGATCTGCTGCTTCGGGATGCTCAACGTGCCCTTAAGATCTTTGGCGACGCAGAACGTCCAGTGCAGATTATCTTCTCTGGCAAAGCTCACCCCGCAGATGAGGAGGGCAAGCGGATCATCCAACGATTGATGGAATGGTGCAAGAAGCCAGAACTCTGGAATCGGGTCGCCTTTATTGAAGACTATGACATGTATACTGCCCGCAAACTGGTGCAGGGTGTGGATGTCTGGCTCAACAATCCCCGTCGTCCTCTGGAAGCTTCTGGCACCAGTGGTCAAAAGGTCTGTCTGAACGGTGGCATCAACTGTAGTGTACTGGATGGCTGGTGGTGTGAAGGCTACCAGGCAGATGCCAACGGTAAGGGGATCAATGGGTGGGCGATCGGCAAAGACGCCAACACCAGTGATCAAAATCTCCAGGATAAGATCGACTCAGATGCCCTCTATCGCCTGTTAGAGGAGGAAATTGTCCCCCTCTACTACGACCAGGACAAAGACGGCATCCCCCACGGTTGGGTCAATATGATGAAGGCATCCATTAAGTCCAACTCCCCTGCCTTCAATACCCATCGGATGATTGCCGACTATGTAACCCAGGTCTATGCGCCTGGCACAAAGGCGAAGGTAGGGCTGAGCCTGGCGAAGGTTCCTTCTTAGTAGGTGGTAGGTGGTAGGGAGTGGGGTGTGGGGTGTAGGGTGTGGGGTGTAGGGATGAGGACTGAGGACTGAGGACTGAGGACTGAATTCGAAGCTCAAAACTCAAAACTCAAACTCAGCCCTTTTATCCTTTATCCTTCAGCCTTTATCCCTTCCCTACCACCTACCACTTACCACCTACCACCTGATGTCCACCTGGGAAACTGACTTCTACCGCCGCCCACTGCAAGATGAAACCGGCAATATCCTTTGGGAATTGCTAGTTTGCGATCCGGATGGCAGTTTGCGTTATCAGGCTTTTTGTCCCCAATCTCAAGTCAGTGCTGGTTGGTTAACCGAGCAATTGCAGCAACTGGTGGATGCGGGGAACCCTTTACCCAAAATAATTCGCGCGTTTCGCCCCCAGACATTTAATTTGCTGGAAGTTGCCTGCAAACCGTTGGGCATTGAGGTGGAACCGACCCGTCAGACTCCAACCTTAAAGCACTGGTTGGATGAGCGATCGCGTCAGTATCCAACCGAACCGAACTACAACGGGCAACCTTACCAGGCTTTAGACCTGGAAAAGCCTCCCCCTGTCCCCTTACCCGAAAACCTTTGGGGGGAACAATGGCGCTTTGCGGCGCTGGCTGCTGGTGATCTTGTGGAAGCCTTTACGGGACGGATGATTCCCATCCTGGAACTGCCAGAGCCGTTGTTCCCCATTCGATTAGGTCTTGCTTCAACCATTGCCGTTCCGGGGGTGGTCATTCGCGCGGGGCGGAAATCGATGCAACTGGCGCAATGGTTGCAACAAGCCCGTCCAGACTCGCTCAACTACATGGCAGGTGCCCCTGACGGACTCATTTTGGAAGCAGGGTTCGTCGATCGCTGGATTGTTGCAACCTTTGAGGATGCCGAAGTCACCACTGCTGCCAGAACCTATGAACAGCGCAAGCTATCCAGCAAAGGACTCCATTTTTTGTTAGTTCAACCCGATGATTCGGGCATGACTTACAGCGGATTTTGGCTACTCCGATCGTAAAAGGGTTAACTTACCTTCGGGTTTAGTGTGGAATCCGTTGCAACAATTAATACCAAATCCAGTTGTAGAGTAGCGGTGTCGGTAGGGGCTTAGCATTCGGTCATGAACTCTGAAACGAAGTCTCGATCGCTTCGCCCAATGCTAAGCCCGTACACACAAATAGTGCTTCTTTACGAAACGGATTCCACCTCGGCTAATCATGCAATCATCCAGCTTCCAGCCAATGTGGGTAAAGCTGTCGCGGTGCTATAAGCAATACCATTGAGCTGCCAAATGACATTGGCTCCGGTGGTTGTATTGCGCCATAGAACATCCGGTGAACCATCACCACTGAAGTCACTAATTTCTTCAATCATCCAGCTTCCAGCCAACATTGGCAAAGCTGTCGCAGTACTATAAGCAATACCATTGAGCTGCCAAATGACATTGGCTCCGGTGGTTGTATTGCGCCATAGAACATCCGGTGAACCATCACTACTGAAATCATTAATTCCCTCCAAAACCCAGTTACCTGTTAACTTGGGCAAGAATGTAGCCGTACTATAAGCAGTCCCGTTGAGTTGCCAGATGACGTTATCTCCGGTGGTTGCATTACGCCAC from Kovacikia minuta CCNUW1 carries:
- a CDS encoding valine--pyruvate transaminase is translated as MNPALTHIGNEMSRLTGVRAIMKDIKETLRAGAGQEFINLSAGNPLILPEVEQLWRRCAADLLSSPEYGEVICRYGDSQGYQPLIEAVVNDFNQRYGLNLSDRNILITPGSQSLYFYAANVFGGYTSNGDLRKIVLPLSPDYTGYGGVTLVPDALVSYKPALDIDSDAHRFKYRPDFSQLEVNEETGCVLFSRPCNPTGNVLTDDEVKKIADLAAPYGIPVLIDSAYGPPFPALNYTDMTPLFGGNIVHCMSLSKAGLPGERIGIAIGDESVIQVLECFQTNMCIHSSRYGQAIATRAINSGALAEIATTIIRPFYQKKIAIVETTLDQAMPAEVPWFLHRGEGAIFSWLWLKDLPITDWELYQQLKQVGVIVVPGSPFFPGLRENWKHTQQCLRISLTASDQEIETGMKRLAEVVKQVYGQSTISNQPSAVVI
- the glgP gene encoding alpha-glucan family phosphorylase, coding for MVNTLDQTPAAHLSARLPRSLKRLADLAYNYWWCWASNQVSLFETINPDEWESCGHNPVTLLESISYERLTQLSIDPFYLKRLNSLADQFDRYMEAKDTWTSRVAPQISKEHPVAYFCAEFGIHESLPIYSGGLGILAGDHLKSASDLGVPMVGVGLLYRQGYFHQRLNRAGWQEDYYVDNPFDRMPLELMKDGQGNPIKVELQVRSRMVKVQVWRAQVGRVNLYLLDTDREDNDPIDRWLTGHLYGGNQETRIAQEIVLGIGGVRVLKALGIEPGVYHLNEGHAAFCLLEVARLEIQKTGKSFYDIEASVRDRCVFTTHTPVPAGHDVFSADLMDSFFAHYWDQLGLSREQFLALGARRLGDPWEPFGMTVLALRLCRAANGVSELHGFVSRQMWTVLYPERSEEKVPIGYITNGIHASTWTAPLLSDLYAEYLDQDWDTRVVDPELWAKIDQIPNAELWWRHQVLKECLIAHARHKIRTARQDRGEEWEYVSAADRILDPNILTIGFARRFSPYKRGDLLLRDAQRALKIFGDAERPVQIIFSGKAHPADEEGKRIIQRLMEWCKKPELWNRVAFIEDYDMYTARKLVQGVDVWLNNPRRPLEASGTSGQKVCLNGGINCSVLDGWWCEGYQADANGKGINGWAIGKDANTSDQNLQDKIDSDALYRLLEEEIVPLYYDQDKDGIPHGWVNMMKASIKSNSPAFNTHRMIADYVTQVYAPGTKAKVGLSLAKVPS
- a CDS encoding Tab2/Atab2 family RNA-binding protein, producing the protein MSTWETDFYRRPLQDETGNILWELLVCDPDGSLRYQAFCPQSQVSAGWLTEQLQQLVDAGNPLPKIIRAFRPQTFNLLEVACKPLGIEVEPTRQTPTLKHWLDERSRQYPTEPNYNGQPYQALDLEKPPPVPLPENLWGEQWRFAALAAGDLVEAFTGRMIPILELPEPLFPIRLGLASTIAVPGVVIRAGRKSMQLAQWLQQARPDSLNYMAGAPDGLILEAGFVDRWIVATFEDAEVTTAARTYEQRKLSSKGLHFLLVQPDDSGMTYSGFWLLRS